From Alligator mississippiensis isolate rAllMis1 chromosome 9, rAllMis1, whole genome shotgun sequence, one genomic window encodes:
- the CXCL14 gene encoding C-X-C motif chemokine 14 produces MKLLTAALLLLFLAMYLASTEGSKCKCSRKGPKIRFSDVQKVEIKPKYPFCEEKVIIVTTISRSRSGQYCLHPKLQSTKRLLKWFKMWRDKGRVYEE; encoded by the exons ATGAAGCTCCTGACAGCAGCTTTGCTCCTGCTGTTCCTGGCAATGTACTTAGCTAGCACAGAAG GATCAAAGTGCAAATGCTCAAGGAAGGGTCCTAAGATAAGATTCTCTGATGTGCAGAAGGTGGAAATCAAACCAAAGTATCCGTTTTGTGAGGAAAAAGTCATCAT TGTAACAACGATTTCACGGTCCAGAAGTGGACAGTACTGCCTGCATCCCAAACTCCAGAGCACAAAGAGATTACTTAAATGGTTCAAAATGTGGAGGGACAAAGGCAG AGTTTACGAAGAATAA